A genomic segment from Cyprinus carpio isolate SPL01 chromosome A4, ASM1834038v1, whole genome shotgun sequence encodes:
- the LOC122139801 gene encoding uncharacterized protein LOC122139801 isoform X1, whose product MSARGEEAAGEASGSQEQPEPEPTPPEPKKRGPGRPRKPQQEPTGEPVPKRPRGRPKGSKNKGPSKAAQKKAETTGEKRPRGRPRKWVRRWTGSPVPSGQAALCCGGGGVLERTISVLRRLTLFSCALQSPFILPAGRCPACLCVWFLCRRDHGGERRSSCALSRPALHKC is encoded by the exons atgagtgCGCGCGGTGAGGAAGCCGCCGGCGAAGCTTCAGGATCGCAGGAGCAGCCCGAGCCCGAGCCCACCCCGCCTGAGCCAAAGAAGAGGGGACCGGGTAGACCCAGAAAGCCGCAACAG GAACCCACAGGAGAGCCTGTCCCCAAACGACCAAGGGGACGCCCCAAAGGAAGCAAGAACAAGGGCCCCTCCAAAGCAGCGCAGAAG AAAGCTGAGACCACAGGGGAGAAGAGACCTCGAGGAAGACCCAGGAAATGG GTGCGGAGATGGACCGGGTCCCCTGTGCCAAGCGGACAAGCCGCACTGTGTTGCGGAGGTGGGGGCGTGTTGGAACGGACTATCTCTGTCCTCAGACGGCTAACATTATTCAGTTGTGCACTGCAGTCCCCTTTCATACTGCCAGCTGGCCGGTGTCCAGCGTGTTTATGCGTTTGGTTCCTCTGCAGGCGAGACCATGGCGGAGAAAGGAGAAGTTCTTGTGCTCTCTCTAGACCGGCATTGCACAAGTGTTAG